In Bacteroidota bacterium, the genomic stretch TACTAAATTATAGCAATGTTGTTTCATATAAAGAAAAAGATATCATTTTTAAACAAAACACCAGGACCTCCCATATTATGTTTGTGAAGTCGGGTATGGTCAAAATATTTAAAGAAAGCAAGAACGATAAAATAATTTTATTTAATTTAGCTTCAGAAGGAGATTACATAGGGATTATGTCTGTCTTTGGAAACGATTTGTTTCAATATTCGGCATCAGCTTTAACAAATTCCAAAATTTCATATATAGACATCAATGCCTTTAAATCGGTTTTGGATGGAAACGGGAAATTTGCATCGATGTTTATCCAATGGATTAGTAAAGAAGGCTTGTATATATTGGACAGATTGATGAGCCAGACATACAAACAGTTACCCGGAAGAATAGCAGATGTTCTTTTATATTTTTCAGAAAAAATTTACCAAAGCCCGGTTTTTACCTTGCCGCTTACAAGAAGGGAATTAGCTGAATTGGCCGGGACAACCAAAGAAAGTTTTATCCGTACCCTTACCGAATTTAAGAATGACAAAATCATTGAGCTGAAGGGTTCTGAGGTAGAAATTAAAAGTATGAAAATCATTAAAACCCTAAGCAGATTGGGCTAAAAGAGAATCCTTATACAAACCGGAAATGACAAAGTGGAAAATCTTAATAGTAGATGATATTTATACTAACAGATTCTTGATCAAGGAGCTGCTTAAACCTTTAGGCTGTCAATATTGGGAAGCAGAAAACGGGAAGGAAGCATTAAAGTTACTGGAGACTGAGGAAGTGGACATGGTTTTCATGGATTTGGAAATGCCGGTCATGAATGGTTTTGAAACCACCCGTTGCATAAAAGAGAAATTTCCTTACGCCCAAAAAAAATTACCTGTTATAGCCATCACCGCATTTGACCCTGCTATTTTTACAGAGGAGTTAAAAAATACAGGATTTGACGACATAATCACCAAACCCTATTCATCAGACAAATTAAAATCGGTAGTTGAGTTCTTTTGTCACGAATAAACTCTAAAGAATATGAACGAATCTACATTTTTTAACGGAGATTTTTTCATCTACGCCGTTTTGCCTGCCCTGATATTTCTTGCCAGAATTTGTGATGTCACCTTAGACACCCTTAGAATAATTTTTGTATCCAAGGGCAAAAAGCATCTGGCTCCTTTGTTAGGCTTTTTCGAAATTCTTATATGGCTTTTAGCCATCACCAAAATCATGCAGAATCTTGATAATATTATATGTTATATTGCTTATGCTGCAGGTTTTGCAACCGGAAATTATGTCGGACTAATAGTCGAAGAGAAACTTGCCATGGGAATAATGATTATCCGGATTATTACACCCGATAATGTTGATACACTGATGAAAACGCTTAATGAACATGGTTTTGGGAGCACGGTTATAGAGGCCAAAGGAAGCATGGAAAAGGTACACCTTATTTATTCCATTGTTCAAAGAAATGATTTACAATCTGCCCTAAAAATCATTGAAAGATTTAATCCCAAAACCTTTTATGCCGTGGAAGATGTAAAATTCGTCAATCGGGGAATTTTTCCATTGAAAAAAAATTATTCTACTTCATTTTTATCACACCTTAAACAAATGGGGGAAAACTGAAATAAATTTGTCGGAAATGATGCATGTAAATATATACGTATACGGAAATGTTCAGGGGGTTGGCTTCAGGCATTCGGCCTGCAATACAGCCAGATACTTAGGAATAAAGGGATTCGTGCGGAACTGTGTCAATGGTTCGGTTTACATCGAAGCAGAAGGCGAAAATCAGGCATTAAGCCAGTTTATTCAATGGTGCAAAAAAGGATCCACCTTCTCCGAAGTCGAAAATGTAGAAGTTGAAGGAGGAGAAATGAAAAATTATTCCTCCTTTAATGCCCGCCTATAATTTCCATCATGAAATCAGAATAGGCAAAATCACTACCGTTACCCCTTTTTTGTACAACCTTTTTTGAATAGTAAAAATAGTATGGTTGTGCAAAAGCCTGGAAAGATGAAAAGTTTCTGAAAACACCAGTTGTCCGCCAAAAAAAGTAGGTTTAGGAATTACGCGCAATAATTTTGGCAACATTCTCTCAACCTCAAAAACCGGATCCGTACCGATAGTCCATAAACTTTTTGCATAATAACCCAGAGAATTGGCAATTCTGGTATATTTTTTACCATCTTCAATGACTCCAGCCTTGAAAATTTCCATTTCCTGCGAGCCTTTGAAATTGCGGGCATTGATGATACCCACTCTGATAAAAACAAAGTTTTTATAAATTCCTTTAAACGACTCAATGATTTCGAGCAAAGTATGCAAACCTGTACCCCCAAAGCCGCTAACCATGATGATAGCAGTATTGGCTTCGGGATCGAACTCCACAGGTTTAACTTCCTGAATTTTGCCTTCCCCTTTGAGGCGACTTATGGATTCTTCCAAATGGGCATAAGCGTTTAACCGCAGCTTCTGCAACCTAAGGGTTACCCTGTAATAATGTTTCCGGATCTGAAAAGCCATCATCACAGCCAGTCCAGTAATCAACAAAGTAATCCATCCACCTTCCCTGAATTTCACTACAACTACTGATATCAGAATAAAGGAAGTCAGTACCAATCCGATTCCGTTTATGGAAAGTTTCTTAAACCAGCCCGGAGTGGCATCACGTTTTATCCACCAATGCCTGACCATTCCAAGTTGAGAAAGGGAAAAAGTAATGAACACATTAATACTATACAATACAATCAATATAGAAACAGCTCCTCGAGTAAAGACCATCAGCAATATGGCGCCCAGTCCCATTAAAACCACCCCGTTCTGGGTGACCAGCCTGTCGCTTAAAGCAGCAAAACGTTTAGGAAACCATAAATCTATAGCCATATTGGCCATAATTCTGGGGCCATCCAAAAAGCCAGTCTGGGCAGCCACAAATAAAAGAGCTGCTTCAGAAACCAGGGTAATCAAAATGTACAAGTAACTTAATCCGTGATGCCATCCTGCAGTTGATTCTTCAAGCAAAATAGCATTCATCGTTTTATGGGGATTGATTTGTACATTATATAAAGCATAACTGATCAACAAGCCAAAAACCATAAATGACAATGAAAGTGCCATCAAATTCATGGTCTTGTGGGCAGTTTTTACTCTGGGCTCCCTTAGAATAGGCATACCATTACTCACAGCCTCAATTCCGGTATAAGTTCCGGCGCCCATACTGTATGCTTTTAGAATGATAAACAAGGTTCCCAGGAAACCGAATTGTGTCAGGCAATTGTTGACATCTGTCACTGTTGCATGAGCAGACACAGGCAATTCGGGTGCCTTAGATATAAAAACATAAAGAATAAGAAAAACATGGGTGAGCAGAAAAATTATAAATATGGGAGTAAGTGAAAGCACGGATTCTTTTGCCCCTCTTAAATTTAATAAAATAAGGAGGATTAAGGCAATTATTGCAACCGTAATTTTATATTGATGCCAGGAAACAGGGAGAAAACTAAAAATCGCATCAGCTCCACTGGAAATAGACAGGGTAATGGTTAATAAATAATCAATCAGAAGAGAGCAACCCGATATCATCCCCACCCGGGAAGAAATCAACTTACTGGCAACCAGGTAGCCGCCACCACCGTTTGGAAAAAGCTTAATAATCTGGGAATAACTTGAGCTGATGATAAAAATGGTAAAAACTGTACCCAGGGCAACAAAAATAGCCAAACCGGGATGGCCTAACAAAAAGTGGAAAGCTTCTTCAGGCCCGTAACAGGAAGAAGATATTCCATCTGCCCCCAAACCAATCCAGGCAAAGAAGGCAACCAGTGAAATTTTATGAAAAGTAGATTTGTCGCCAATATTTCTGGCCCGTCCAATGAAAATATTTTTAAGCTTACTGAAGAAAAACAACATTTTTGACAAGCCACTCCCCGATTTTGAGTCCATATTGAAATATTTTATATTTTTTAATCAAAACACCCCGTAAAAATAGTATTAATTTTTAATTTTTTATCATTTTACACACATTTAATTAAAAAAACAAATTATAATCTCAAATTCATTTTCAAATTGTGTGTCACTTTGAATAAATATTTTAATTAAAAAATTCTAATTTGGGGATTTTCAAGTAATTTTATAGGCTTTACAGAAAATATAAAGAGCGCATTCTATCCATTAATTACTATTGAAATTGAGAAAAAATGAAAATACCTGTAGAAAGAAAAGATATAAAGTTTTATCCAGACTGCAAAAGAGTAATAGCCCGTTTCCTAAACTATGGTGACACACGAACAAAAACATTAATAAAAAGAGTCTATGCTTTATCTGAGAAAGACGCAAAAGCAACTTTATCA encodes the following:
- a CDS encoding Crp/Fnr family transcriptional regulator, which gives rise to MNKFFEENTNEIDTITIPFQEVLSKEQKELLLNYSNVVSYKEKDIIFKQNTRTSHIMFVKSGMVKIFKESKNDKIILFNLASEGDYIGIMSVFGNDLFQYSASALTNSKISYIDINAFKSVLDGNGKFASMFIQWISKEGLYILDRLMSQTYKQLPGRIADVLLYFSEKIYQSPVFTLPLTRRELAELAGTTKESFIRTLTEFKNDKIIELKGSEVEIKSMKIIKTLSRLG
- a CDS encoding response regulator, with product MTKWKILIVDDIYTNRFLIKELLKPLGCQYWEAENGKEALKLLETEEVDMVFMDLEMPVMNGFETTRCIKEKFPYAQKKLPVIAITAFDPAIFTEELKNTGFDDIITKPYSSDKLKSVVEFFCHE
- a CDS encoding DUF2179 domain-containing protein, whose amino-acid sequence is MNESTFFNGDFFIYAVLPALIFLARICDVTLDTLRIIFVSKGKKHLAPLLGFFEILIWLLAITKIMQNLDNIICYIAYAAGFATGNYVGLIVEEKLAMGIMIIRIITPDNVDTLMKTLNEHGFGSTVIEAKGSMEKVHLIYSIVQRNDLQSALKIIERFNPKTFYAVEDVKFVNRGIFPLKKNYSTSFLSHLKQMGEN
- a CDS encoding acylphosphatase, with protein sequence MMHVNIYVYGNVQGVGFRHSACNTARYLGIKGFVRNCVNGSVYIEAEGENQALSQFIQWCKKGSTFSEVENVEVEGGEMKNYSSFNARL
- a CDS encoding APC family permease, producing MDSKSGSGLSKMLFFFSKLKNIFIGRARNIGDKSTFHKISLVAFFAWIGLGADGISSSCYGPEEAFHFLLGHPGLAIFVALGTVFTIFIISSSYSQIIKLFPNGGGGYLVASKLISSRVGMISGCSLLIDYLLTITLSISSGADAIFSFLPVSWHQYKITVAIIALILLILLNLRGAKESVLSLTPIFIIFLLTHVFLILYVFISKAPELPVSAHATVTDVNNCLTQFGFLGTLFIILKAYSMGAGTYTGIEAVSNGMPILREPRVKTAHKTMNLMALSLSFMVFGLLISYALYNVQINPHKTMNAILLEESTAGWHHGLSYLYILITLVSEAALLFVAAQTGFLDGPRIMANMAIDLWFPKRFAALSDRLVTQNGVVLMGLGAILLMVFTRGAVSILIVLYSINVFITFSLSQLGMVRHWWIKRDATPGWFKKLSINGIGLVLTSFILISVVVVKFREGGWITLLITGLAVMMAFQIRKHYYRVTLRLQKLRLNAYAHLEESISRLKGEGKIQEVKPVEFDPEANTAIIMVSGFGGTGLHTLLEIIESFKGIYKNFVFIRVGIINARNFKGSQEMEIFKAGVIEDGKKYTRIANSLGYYAKSLWTIGTDPVFEVERMLPKLLRVIPKPTFFGGQLVFSETFHLSRLLHNHTIFTIQKRLYKKGVTVVILPILIS